In the genome of Palaemon carinicauda isolate YSFRI2023 chromosome 15, ASM3689809v2, whole genome shotgun sequence, one region contains:
- the LOC137654176 gene encoding maximins-S type B/C-like translates to MGQNLPQDFITEMGQNLPQDFITEMGQNLPQDFITEMGQNLSQGFITEMGQNLSQGFITEMGQNLSQGFFTEMTQNLSQGFITEMGQNLSQGFITEMGQNLSQGFITEMGQNLSQGFITEMGQNLSQGFITEMGQNLSQGFIIEMGQNLSQGFITEMGQNLSQGFITEMGQNLSQGFITEMGQNLSQGFITEMGQNLSQGFITEMGQNLSQGFITEMGQNLSQGFITEMGQNLSQGFITEMGQNLSQGFITEMGQNLPQGFITEMGQNLS, encoded by the coding sequence ATGGGCCAAAATTTGCCCCAGGACTTCATCACTGAAATGGGCCAAAATTTGCCCCAGGACTTCATCACTGAAATGGGCCAAAATTTGCCCCAGGACTTCATCACTGAAATGGGCCAAAATTTGTCCCAGGGCTTCATCACTGAAATGGGCCAAAATTTGTCCCAGGGCTTCATCACTGAAATGGGCCAAAATTTGTCCCAGGGCTTCTTCACTGAAATGACCCAAAATTTGTCCCAGGGCTTCATCACTGAAATGGGCCAAAATTTGTCCCAGGGCTTCATCACTGAAATGGGCCAAAATTTGTCCCAGGGCTTCATCACTGAAATGGGCCAAAATTTGTCCCAGGGCTTCATCACTGAAATGGGCCAAAATTTGTCCCAGGGCTTCATCACTGAAATGGGCCAAAATTTGTCCCAGGGCTTCATCATTGAAATGGGCCAAAATTTGTCCCAGGGCTTCATCACTGAAATGGGCCAAAATTTGTCCCAGGGCTTCATCACTGAAATGGGCCAAAATTTGTCCCAGGGCTTCATCACTGAAATGGGCCAAAATTTGTCCCAGGGCTTCATCACTGAAATGGGCCAAAATTTGTCCCAGGGCTTCATCACTGAAATGGGCCAAAATTTGTCCCAGGGCTTCATCACTGAAATGGGCCAAAATTTGTCCCAGGGCTTCATCACTGAAATGGGCCAAAATTTGTCCCAGGGCTTCATCACTGAAATGGGCCAAAATTTGTCCCAGGGCTTCATCACTGAAATGGGCCAAAATTTGCCCCAGGGCTTCATCACTGAAATGGGCCAAAATTTGTCATAG